In Nitrospira sp., the genomic window CCCCCCCCCCTACCCCCAAAATGCAGTTATCCACAGGGGGCGAGGGACCCCCACAGCTTACGCTCACAGATTCTGACCCCTTAAAAGTACCTGGAGGCCGCCCACACCCGCATGTCAACCATGGAGAAGGCTAGAGGTGCTCCCCATCAATATGTTCAGTGTGGGCCTATATTAATCAATCAAATATGATTTATAATAGCTACATAACTTAACTGAAGGAGAAGTATTTATGCGTCTCATCACTGCGAAAGAATACATGAAACTAGACCGGTCACCGGGTTCACCCCTGCACAACAAACCGTTTGAACCGTATTGGAAACTGGTCAAAGGCTGTTTGAGTAAACGGGACCACTTAAAAGAGGTCGTGGTGGATGCGATGTTAAATGGCATCCCGCTCAACGATCCGGCCAAGCTTCGTAGGGCGGGGGAGTGGGAGGTCCGAGGATGGCTTACGTCTGAGGCCGTGCGTGAGTACTGCCGAGTGAACGGGTTCAGGCGTGTGTTCCCACAAGCGAAGGACACCTGGCATGTCACAGGCCAGATCGAATCCCCGTCCGTAAGGTCCTTGAACCCTTGCACGCATGGGGAGAGGCGTGGAGCGAGCAAAGACTGCACCGCTACCACTGTCGCCGAATAGGAGAAGGTACAGGGTGCCACCTTGAAGACGAATTATGATCCAGCTACTTGCTGCCGGTGCTTTTGCATGACCGGTGATCCTCTCCCGTGATCCTGCCCTGGACTACGAGCAGACCTAGGGTGAGCCGAACCCTGATCTGTGTCTAGGCCGACCACTCCCTGCACGCCGGTGCACCGTCACCGAACGATATGACGACATCTGCGCCAGAATGCGCTTCTTTGCTGGACCTGGTTCTGTGAATCAGCGCGACCGTAGCGGGCTTCAAGACGCGTTGTGACCCCGCAAGACGGCCTAGGCCAGCCAATCCCCCGCGAGAATACTCCCCCCCTTACTTCGTCCGGTTCGTTGGGTAAGGGAGGGCGTTGCATTGTCACGCCCCAGGAGGCCCACCGTCAGCCGTGATAGGGCAGTGCCCGGCACGTTGCATCACCAAGTGAATCAACGGTAATAGCGCATTTGTGATAAGTAAAAACCCTAAGACCTGTATAATGCTTGGGAGAGACGATTAGACGAAGCCTCCTGGGCAAGACGTGGACGCCTGGTTAAGGCTGAGCTTGGGGCAGGGGGGGGAAGGACACATGACTCGTGAGGCAATTCAATGACTTCCGATGATGCCGAGGTGGCCCACACAGGTTCCCCTGAAGGCCGCCAAGGTATGAGGAAAGGAGGGGAGATCTAGCTATGTCATACGCTGATCCGACATGTCCGAAGTGCGGGGCAACGCTTACGGGGGTTGGGGGTTCCGTAGACCCGCTGTTTGATTTGAAGGTAGCCGCAGCCTTGATTCCGATGCGGTACGCCTCGCTGAAGAAGTTCCTCTGTCGGCACAAGGCCATGTTCCCCGCCCGCTACCGGCTGGCAGGGGACCGGCGCCGTCGGCGGTTGTTGTCGGTGACGGGGATCAACAAGATCCGCGAGACGGTTATCCGAGGGCCGGACCGTCCGACGTTTGATGAGCTACTGGCACAATTCGACGCGACCCTGAAGTTTCAGGCGGGTGGGGGGCCTGCCGTGACAGGCGACCCCTGGTCCCTGCCTGAGTAGGCACGAGACGAGAGCACAACCTTTAACTATGAGGAGGCGATTCGATGCCAGTGTAAGAGTCCACATTCGATGAGCCGGTTGAACTCGGTGTGTCTGCGTCATATGTGACGCGCATTGTTGGCATAAACCATCAACCCCTTTACGAAAGGAGGAGCATCATGGAGTCATTCAGCAGTGGGAATGAGGTGCAGTCGGGATCTACGAACGGGACTGGTGGCAACACAGCGATTGCAGTCCCCGATCTGAAAACAGTCCGTCGCACGGTTCAGAAGCACTTCCCAAGCCTATGGGCAGCCGTGGAAGTATCGCTTTCCGCATGTGCCACGTTACTACTCAAGGACAATGTGAACCCTGTCACGATGATTATTGTGGGGCCTCCCTCAGCAGGCAAAACAACGGTGACGAATATGTTTGAGGAGGCCCAATGGAACGGTCAAACGCTCTGTTATCGCTCTGACGGGTTCACGCCTGCCTCATTTGTCAGCCACTCGGCCAAGGCTTCGAGAGGTGAACTGGAGAAAATTGATCTTCTTCCTAAGATCAAGAATCGAGTCTTGCTGACGCCGGAGTTGGCGCCGATTTTTCGAGGCGACCAGGATGAACTTACGAGGCGGTTTGCTACTTTAACCCGTGTGCTGGATGGCCAAGGCTTGAAGACTGATAGTGGCACCCATGGAGAACGCGGGTACGAGGGTGAGTACGTGTTCGTATGGATCGGCGCCACGACGCCATTTGACGGGCAGGTATGGAAGGTGATGGCGCAATTGGGGAGCCGATTGTTTTTCCTGCTCTTGGACACTGGAGGCCACTCAACATCGAAGGAGACGCTAGACGACCTTATTGCCTCTCATCAGGGCATTTCATATGCAGTGAAATTACAAGAATGTAAAAGTGTCACCGGAGCGTTTCTGACTGCCCTCTTCACGCACCATAGAGGGCCTCGCCAGGTCGAGTGGGAATCAAGTCACAATCCTCAAGTTGTTCTGGAAGGCATCGGGCGGTTCGCGATGTTAATAGCACAAATGCGGACACCCTATGAACCAGATAGCAAACCGGAGAAGGAGGACCCTAAACGGGCTAATTCGGTTCTCTATAACTTAGCCTGTGGTCATGCCCTCGTTCACGGGCGGACTGTCCTGACAGAGGCCGACCTTCCCATGGTGTCTCAAGTGGCCTTGTCTTCGCTGCCGAGGCAACGGCGGGCATTGTGGATTGCATTCGCTCAGCAGAATGGCAAGCCATTAACTGTGCAGCAAGCCATGACTGCTCTGAAAGTCTGTCGCCACACGGCAGAGACTCGCATGAAGGAGATGGAGTGGCTGGGGGTGGCGACATTCACTACCCCAGGTAACGGGCAGGCCTCCACATTACTCGTACATCCAGACTGGTCCTGGTTCGTTTCTGGCACAGGGCGCGAGTTCGTGCTTGGGACAACCTGGCAAAATTCCGGGGATGCGTGCGAGCCTGGCACCATTTCACCTAGTACAAGTCCAGAAAGAGAAGAAAGAAGAGGAGACGCACACGCACCCCCTAAGAATTGCCAGGTTCATCTATTGGCAGTGGGAACCCCGTCAACCCGAGCCCGCCTTGAGTGGGCAGCTTTGGGGAGTGAGGCGGCGACCTCAGCTTCACGCAACAATGACGAGATACAGCCAGAGGGTGTGTAAGAGGGGGTGCACAATGGACAACACAGAACACGCACAGATAGACCGTTATATCAATGCACCTGAATTAGGCACCTGCTACGGTGATAGCTCGTTCACTATTCACCGCCTTCGGACGCGAGAGTTGCCCTGTGTGGGGAGTGAGCGAGGGCGACGGCATCACGTGGGTTCAGTAGTTATCCCTGAACACCTGAGCGAGTCACAGTAGGTCACATCATGGCTGAAGTCGTCTCTCATACCGAACGAGATAGGGACCCCGCAACTGTCTCGTTCGTTGAGATACAACAAGAAGCTCCGCCACAGGCCATGGTAAAGCCTAAGCGGGGGGCGTCTGTGAAGCACAGAGCAACCAGGCCAGAAGGCTATAAGCGGCTCTATTCCATTACTGAGGCCGGTCACTACCTTGGCCGGTCCTCGTGGTCTGTGAGGCGATTAGTATGGGCGGGGGCATTACCCCAGGTTCGTGCCGGAGGTCGCGTGCATCTGGATATCCGGGACTTGGATGAGTTCATCGAACAGAACAAAGTACGGGAGGAGTCAGGGTGATACGCTGATCGTCGGCTTGACAAGGGGACAGAGTAGGTGTTATCTGATACGATAACATGAAGATCAAAGCTATTCGAGAGGAGCAAGGGCTGTCGCTCCGAGCACTGGCGGCCAAGGCCAAGATGGGGTATCCGTACCTGTGCAATGTGGAGAACGGGAAGGCGGACCCCTCACTGAGTACGCTCAGACGTTTGGCCAAGGCCTTAAGGGTCACCGTAGGGGAGCTGATAGACGAGTAAGGAGGCACTATGGGCATGCTGTATCGGCGAAAGAAGCGTGATTCAGTCACCGGTCTTCTCGTAGCGCAGGGGCCCTGGTGGATCAAGTTTTATGACAATGGCCGCCCCATTCGTGAAAGCACTGGGACCACTGATAGAACAGAAGCTCGCCGCCGATTGAAGGAGAAGGAAGGCAAGGTTTCTGAGGGGCTCTATCAAGGGCCACAGGTCGAGCGGACGAAGTTTGAGGATCTTGTACAGGGAATCAAGCAAGACTATACGTTGAACGAACGGAAATCATCACGGCGGCTCAATGACTACATTACGCATTTGTCTACCTCGTTCGGCCAGATGAGAGCGAGGGCCATCACAACAGACAAGATTACGGCATACATCGCAAAGCGGCGAGAACAGGGGGCCGCAAACGGAACGATCAACCGTGAGCTTGGATGCTTGAAACGAATGTTCAAGCTGGCTCATCAGCAGACCCCGCCGAAGGTAGCGCGTATTCCCCATATTCCCATGCTTGAAGAACACAACGTTCGTTCAGGATTTCTGGAGCATGAGGACTTTCTGGCCTTGAGAGGTGCATTGCCCGACTATGCCAAGGTTGCCGTGACGTTGGCCTACTATAGCGGCATGCGGATGGGGGAAGTATGTTCACTCGAATGGAAGCAGATCAATTGGACTGAGGGGAAGCTGTACCTTCGGGCACAGGAGACAAAAACGAATACTCCAAGAATTCTATATCTCACTGGCGACTTGCTGAAGGTTCTATCCGCCTGGAAGGGGCACTGTGAGAAGAAATGGCCGTCCTGCCAGTGGATTTGCCATAGGGGAGGGATACGGCTTGAAAGCCTAAAGCATTCCTGGCGTAACGCTTGTCAGCGTGTCGGATTAGGTACGATGGTCAAGGATGAGGAGACAGGTGAACTGGTTTGGAAGGGGCCTATCCCTCACGACTTCCGCCGAACTGCGGTTCGGAACATGGTGAGGGCGGGGATACCTGAGAAGATTGCTATGGCTATCTCAGGACACAAGACCCGTTCGGTTTTTGATCGATACAACATCGTAAATGAAACTGACCTGGCGAGAGCCGCAAAAAGCCTGTCTGACTACTTCGAGCGAGAAAAACAAATGAGTATGGGCACACTGGCGGGCACACTCATCGAAGCCGCTCAATTACCGACTAGTGATGAAGACCCTGAACTTGTTGGAATGTCAGCGGGAAGTATGGAGCTGGCGAGAGGAATCGAACCTCCAACCTGCGGTTTACAAAACCGCTGCTCTGCCGATTGAGCTACGCCAGCCTGCTTGCGAATTGAGTCCACACGTCGCATCGCACAGTACCAATGGGCTGGAGAATCTGTCAAGAAGTCTCCCACCCATCAGATCG contains:
- a CDS encoding helix-turn-helix domain-containing protein, whose translation is MAEVVSHTERDRDPATVSFVEIQQEAPPQAMVKPKRGASVKHRATRPEGYKRLYSITEAGHYLGRSSWSVRRLVWAGALPQVRAGGRVHLDIRDLDEFIEQNKVREESG
- a CDS encoding helix-turn-helix transcriptional regulator, whose translation is MKIKAIREEQGLSLRALAAKAKMGYPYLCNVENGKADPSLSTLRRLAKALRVTVGELIDE